From the genome of Lutzomyia longipalpis isolate SR_M1_2022 chromosome 2, ASM2433408v1, one region includes:
- the LOC129790862 gene encoding uncharacterized protein LOC129790862, which translates to MTKFDSVAKLWKGEDDTNKLFHENVTVGRAVLYLLKISSEKICQISADDGSQRTNNEIYEATLRIALKLQKQGCSKGDVVGFVCRNSHDLTPAFLASQYLGAPTNALDISFTKEEISHMFRATKPKFVFCDNDAVGKVQSSLHEIGNRATIIILGEKINGFAHINDFLDDDVDEREITNLVLHPPEVDRRSCSSIICSSGTTGLPKGVAVSHESLQIMFCRPINQLLGPSNSIFCFSSLYWLSGYISMFRGFFMGAQRIITTKTFTPELMISIIKEYNVTLLISPPAQAAQLMNCPLFEKDTLAGLNNYTCGGSMVTKELSNKMKQYLPKGALTIVYGMTESGTISTESSQSLKGSVGNLTAGCTAKITDDDGRLLGFGESGEICVQTKSQFLGYYGDPESTKEILDEDGWIHTGDLGYFDEDGLLFVTGRKKDILKYNNFHVTPSEIEEILETHPGVSQAVVVGIPDPVFTDLPAALVICKQGKQVSEEQLTEMIEKTLPDYKKLRGGIYFVDNLPMTASGKIQKFRAKDIAIGLFKQRTIRHKL; encoded by the exons ATGACTAAATTCGACAGTGTTGCAAAACTTTGGAAAGGAGAAGACGAtacaaataaacttttccacgAAAATGTCACTGTAGGTCGTGCTGTGCTGTATTTACTTAAGATTAGTTCAGAAAAAATTTGCCAGATTAGTGCTGATGATGGAAGCCAAAGAACCAACAATGAGATTTATGAGGCAACACTTAGGATTGCACTAAAGCTTCAGAAACAAGGATGCTCCAAAGGAGATGTTGTAGGCTTTGTTTGTCGAAACAGTCACGATCTCACACCGGCTTTCTTAGCATCCCAATACTTGGGAGCTCCTACAAATGCTCTGGATATTTCCTTTACAAAAG AAGAAATCTCGCATATGTTTAGAGCAACTAAGCCAAAATTTGTCTTCTGCGACAACGATGCGGTGGGAAAAGTTCAGAGTTCGCTTCATGAAATTGGAAATAGAGCTACAATAATCATATTAggggagaaaataaatggTTTTGCTCATATTAATGATTTCTTGGACGATGACGTGGATGAAAGGGAAATAAC AAACTTGGTGCTTCATCCACCAGAAGTAGACAGAAGATCATGCTCATCCATCATCTGCTCATCTGGAACAACAGGGCTACCAAAAGGTGTTGCAGTTTCTCATGAAAGCCTACAGATCATGTTCTGCAGACCAATCAACCAACTACTCGGACCatcaaattcaatattctGCTTTAGTTCACTTTACTGGCTTTCTGGCTACATTTCGATGTTTAGAGGATTCTTCATGGGTGCTCAGAGAATAATCACAACCAAGACCTTTACTCCAGAATTAATGAtttcaattataaaagaaTACAACGTTACCCTCCTAATAAGTCCTCCAGCTCAAGCTGCGCAACTCATGAATTGTCCACTCTTTGAAAAAGACACCCTGGCTGGATTAAATAACTACACATGTGGTGGAAGTATGGTGACTAAAGAGCTGTCTAACAAAATGAAGCAATACCTCCCCAAAGGAGCATTAACTATTGTCTATGGCATGACCGAGAGTGGAACTATATCTACTGAATCTTCTCAGTCATTAAAAGGTTCTGTAGGAAACTTGACTGCTGGTTGTACTGCAAAAATTACTGATGACGATGGAAGACTTCTAGGCTTCGGAGAATCTGGAGAAATCTGCGTTCAAACTAAAAGTCAATTCCTG GGATATTACGGCGATCCAGAATCTACTAAGGAAATTCTAGATGAAGATGGGTGGATTCATACAGGGGATCTGGGTTATTTTGATGAAGACGGTTTACTTTTCGTAACTGGACGGAAAAAGGATATTCTAAAGTATAACAATTTCCACGTAACTCCATCCGAAATTGAAGAGATTCTTGAAACTCATCCAGGAGTATCCCAAGCAGTTGTTGTTGGAATTCCTGATCCAGTCTTTACTGATCTACCAGCTGCTCTTGTAATTTGCAAACAGGGAAAACAAGTCTCGGAAGAACAACTCACGGAAATGATTGAGAAAACTCTGCCTGACTACAAAAAACTTCGTGGAGGCATTTATTTCGTTGATAACCTTCCAATGACGGCATCAGgaaagatacagaaatttAGGGCAAAGGACATAGCAATTGGCCTGTTTAAACAGAGAACAATACGCCATAAATTGTAA